AACATCCCCAGCATCAAACGAAACGATAACCGAATCAATGTGTGCATAGCGCCAAGCTTGTTCACTTCCAAACCAGGAAATTCCTCGGCCAGTTCAGGGCAGCACCGCGATTAACCCAGAACGACTCGCCGACTGCGATGCTCGGTTCGGAAGGCGACCAGACGCCACTCGAATACGTATAAACAACGTAATTGGCGGACAGCCAATCGCCGTTCTCGTCGGCATACAGGTACCAAGAGAGTTGCAGTTGCTTCATGTTATTCAGGCATTGGATCGTCTGAGCCTGAGCTTTTGCTTTCGACAGCGCCGGCAAGAGCAAGCCCGCCAGGATCCCAATCACGGCGATCACCACCAGCAACTCGACGAGGGTAAAGCCTGTCGCCCAAAGCTGGTAATTCCCCGCTCGGTGCCCGAATTTTGTTGACGCTGGCTTTATCATCGTAAGGCTGGCGAGCAGTGAGAAGTTGCGCGCCGGCAGTTTTGAAGAGCAACGAGTCCTACGGCTTTTTCGCGGCTGTGGCCCTGTCGCCCAGCCAGGCCGCGTCCGGATTTTCTTCCCGCACGGGTATGTATTGATTGCGCTGGACGGGTTGCCTCGTCCGCGGGTCGAGCCACTTCTTCGTCTCAACATGACCATCTGCAAAGGACAACGTTGCGGCGGCGTTGTGGCGACTGGCGGGGAGTTGAAACCACCAATGCGGCTGTGGCATGGGCGGAATCGGCGCTGCCTGCCCGATTTCAAATCGGCCATCATGCACCGTGTCTTCGTGCTCATCGATGAACACCCAGGTCCGAGTCGTATCCACATTGCCCAGGTCCGAAGTTTTCTTGAACACATAAACAAAGGTGCCGTCTTCGCCAAGTGGCCACGAGTTCATATATGAGTTGATGGAATAACTGCGGACTCGCGCGTTTTTGGCCCCGCTAATCAGAATCCACGACTTGTCTGCCGGACATTTGTAGATGGCTGGATTCTTGGTGTACGGGGCAATACTGCCATATCCTCCGGGCACCAGTTTCAACGCGTTCGTGCTGTCGGCGAACCACCGTGCATCAATAGTTTCGGTTTCATAAGTCATCCAGCCGGAAACCCAACTTGCGGTGTCAGGGGATTTGCCCGCTACTTGATCCGGGTAAATCGGAGCCGTTCGATCATTGTTGTCGTCCGCATAAAGGTGCCACGAAAGTTGAAGCTGCTTAAGGTTGTTTACGCACTGAATCGTCTGCGCTTTGGCCTTTGCCTTGGCGAGTGCCGGCAAAAGGAGTCCAGCCAGAATTGCGATGACCGCGATCACGACCAGAAGCTCGATCAGCGTAAAGCCATCCTTACGCCCCGAATGCTTTGTCAGTTTTTCTGATCTTCTCATCGGCTTTTGCGTGCCCATTTTAGCCCGGCACGCGAACATAGAAAGCAACGGCCATGCCGCACTTCTGATAATCACGGCGTCATCAAGAAGCCATGAACATAGGTCTCACTTACCGCGTTATTGTAACCCCAGCCGACGATCACGCCACTATCATTGATCGCTTCGGCACTGATGGGAGCCCACTGAGAGCCGGTGGGGAGCAGGTAACGAAGGTCTTTATAGCCCAAATCACTTTGCCAGAGGAAGGCACTGCTGTTGATGGCGTCTGAAAAACTGCGCGGACAGTGATGAAGGAAGGAAACCAAAATCCTACTGCGACTTGAAACAACTGCTGCGCTCC
The window above is part of the Candidatus Angelobacter sp. genome. Proteins encoded here:
- a CDS encoding prepilin-type N-terminal cleavage/methylation domain-containing protein, coding for MRRSEKLTKHSGRKDGFTLIELLVVIAVIAILAGLLLPALAKAKAKAQTIQCVNNLKQLQLSWHLYADDNNDRTAPIYPDQVAGKSPDTASWVSGWMTYETETIDARWFADSTNALKLVPGGYGSIAPYTKNPAIYKCPADKSWILISGAKNARVRSYSINSYMNSWPLGEDGTFVYVFKKTSDLGNVDTTRTWVFIDEHEDTVHDGRFEIGQAAPIPPMPQPHWWFQLPASRHNAAATLSFADGHVETKKWLDPRTRQPVQRNQYIPVREENPDAAWLGDRATAAKKP